In Ignavibacteriota bacterium, a single genomic region encodes these proteins:
- a CDS encoding InlB B-repeat-containing protein, with translation MNKFLIIVMMLVVVTSITYAGGATINATASTGGTISPSGTVSIPTPADQIFVITADAGYHIDSVVVDGVKTDSTGSYTFYSVVTDHTIDAYFSINSYILTYNAGSNGSITGTTPQTVNHGSDGSAVTAVADTGYHFVDWSDASTDNPRTDMNVQSDITVTANFAINTYTLTYNAGSNGSITG, from the coding sequence ATGAACAAATTTTTAATAATAGTTATGATGCTTGTAGTAGTGACAAGCATAACCTATGCCGGTGGTGCAACTATCAATGCAACCGCTAGCACAGGAGGAACGATTTCGCCGTCGGGAACAGTGAGTATTCCAACACCGGCCGACCAAATTTTCGTAATCACTGCGGATGCTGGTTACCACATAGATAGTGTTGTAGTTGATGGAGTAAAAACAGATTCCACGGGAAGTTATACATTTTATTCAGTTGTAACTGACCACACGATTGATGCTTACTTTTCAATCAACAGCTACATATTAACTTACAATGCGGGTTCGAACGGTTCAATTACCGGAACGACACCGCAGACAGTGAATCATGGTTCAGACGGAAGCGCAGTAACAGCAGTTGCAGATACTGGTTATCACTTTGTAGATTGGAGTGATGCATCTACCGATAATCCACGGACAGATATGAACGTCCAGAGCGATATTACGGTAACCGCGAACTTTGCAATTAACACTTACACGTTGACATACAATGCGGGTTCGAACGGTTCAATTACCGG
- a CDS encoding PorV/PorQ family protein, translating to MNNEITSKNIQPMKNILILVLICSTMLVGQTKVGSTAAPFLNIAIGPRAISMGGAFVATANDATSLYWNSAGAARVSANEVMFSHTKWFADINYNWVGAMVTMGDIGTVGLNLTYIDYGDIEVTTINEQDGTGEFYSPTDIALGLSYGYNLTDRFSLGLTMKYINQNIWNSSASGFAVDVGTLFISDIYGLRIGASISNFGTEMKMSGKDLLRLYDSNPDVYGNNDRNLVSLETDYYPLPLMFRVGLAKDFMLNDMNRLTVAVDATHPNDNAESLNLGAEYSFNENVMLRAGYKSLLLENTEEGLTLGLGLKHEFSTSFIVNVNYAYQEFGILDMTQHFSVGVRF from the coding sequence ATGAACAATGAAATTACATCGAAAAATATACAACCCATGAAAAATATTCTTATTCTCGTATTGATATGTTCAACTATGCTTGTTGGACAAACCAAAGTAGGTTCTACTGCGGCGCCGTTTCTGAATATTGCAATCGGTCCGCGCGCTATTTCAATGGGCGGAGCGTTTGTTGCTACGGCTAATGATGCAACTTCACTTTATTGGAATTCTGCAGGCGCGGCTCGGGTGAGCGCAAATGAAGTGATGTTCTCACACACAAAATGGTTTGCCGACATCAATTATAATTGGGTAGGTGCAATGGTGACAATGGGTGATATTGGTACGGTCGGATTGAATTTAACGTACATTGATTATGGTGACATCGAAGTTACGACCATCAATGAGCAGGATGGAACTGGCGAATTTTATAGTCCGACTGATATTGCATTGGGACTTTCATACGGGTATAATCTCACCGACCGTTTTTCACTTGGTCTGACAATGAAGTACATCAATCAAAATATCTGGAATTCATCGGCAAGCGGTTTTGCTGTAGATGTTGGTACGTTGTTCATCTCGGATATTTATGGTTTGAGAATCGGCGCTTCAATTTCAAACTTCGGAACCGAAATGAAAATGAGCGGGAAAGATTTGTTGAGATTATATGATAGTAATCCTGATGTCTACGGAAACAACGACAGGAATCTTGTATCGTTGGAAACTGATTACTATCCCCTTCCTCTCATGTTCCGTGTTGGATTAGCAAAAGATTTTATGTTGAACGACATGAACCGTCTGACTGTCGCTGTTGATGCAACCCATCCGAATGACAATGCCGAGTCACTGAATCTTGGAGCAGAATATTCCTTCAACGAGAATGTTATGCTCAGAGCAGGATATAAATCCTTACTGCTTGAGAACACTGAAGAAGGATTGACGCTTGGTTTGGGATTGAAACATGAGTTTTCAACAAGTTTTATTGTCAACGTTAACTATGCGTATCAGGAATTCGGAATTTTGGATATGACGCAACACTTTTCGGTCGGAGTAAGGTTTTAA